The genomic DNA GCGGCGGTGAACTGCCGGCGCTGGTGCTGACCGATGCGGTCAGCCGACTGTTACCCGGAGTGCTGGGACACCAGGATTCCGCCGAGCAGGATTCGTTTTCCGGTGAATTCGAACACCTGCTCGATTGCCCTCACTACACCCGCCCGGAGGTGTACAACGGGCAGGCAGTACCCCCGGTACTGCTGAGCGGCAATCACGAGCTGATTCGCCGCTGGCGTCTGAAACAGGCGCTGGGACGGACCTGGCAACAGCGTCCCGACCTGCTGGAAGCCCGCCGGGCGCGGGGTTTGAGCAACGAAGAGCAGCAGCTGCTGGATGAGTACATCGCCGAGCAGTCGCCGCATACAGCAAAAACGACAGACTAGGAGCACTGCCATGAGTGGCAAGAACCTGATTATCCAGGGCATCGAAGAAGCCCAGCTGAAATCCGATCTGCCGGAATTCGGCGCCGGTGACACCGTTACCGTGCAAGTGAAAGTAAAGGAAGGTAGCCGTGAGCGTCTGCAGGCGTTCCAGGGTGTTGTGATTGCACGTCGCAACCGTGGCCTGAACTCTGCATTCACCGTTCGTAAAATCTCCCACGGTGTGGGCGTTGAGCGTGTATTCCAGCTGCACAGCCCGCTGATCGATTCCATCGAAGTGAATCGTCGTGGTGACGTGAGCCGCGCCAAGCTGTACTACCTGCGCGACCGCTCTGGCAAGTCTGCCCGGATCAAGGAAAAAATCCGCTAAGACTCCGCGCTTATCTTCTGTCGCGAGCGAATGTCGGTTTAGCCTTTGCTGTAGGGCATGCGAAATCGACCTCTGGCCAGACAGAAATGCTCCACACAAAAAAGCCGCTCCCGAAAGGGCGCGGCTTTTTTGTTGGTGAGGCTCAGAAAGCCAGTTTCAAGCGATAGGGGCAACGCGGATTGGCCCTGTGCGGTGTCAAAGGCGGTAGCCATGCCAGCATTCAAGGAAGATATTCCCGTAAGCGTTACCGCCAGGCAGCCCGGTTTTTGTTCCGGAGGAAACCTGGTGGCCCGCGTTGCAATGTGCCATTTTTTTATGCCTTCTTGAGCATACGATAAAGCGCGAGAAGAATCAGCGCGCCGACGATGGCTGTGACAAAACTGCCCAGGCTGAAACTGCCCATGGATCCACCAATCCCGGTGATGGAGCCCAGCCAGCCGCCGACAAAGGCACCGGCGATGCCGATCAGTATGGTGACGATAAAGCCGCCAGGATCCTTGCCCGGCATAATCCATTTGGCAATGATACCGGCGATCAGACCAAATACGATCCACGATAGAATGCCCATATTTCCTCTCCTTGGTAGTCGTTTTCAATATGCATGGTGTCACCATTGTTGCCGCAAAATACGGCCTCTGTCGTTAACTTCGGCCGCTCTTGGACGTAATTTTTGGTAAAAGGGGAAACGGAGCTCGTCTTTGATTTCTGGTTAACCCATTGTTTTTTATTACTGTTTAAGGCCTTATTCAGAAATGAACGAGTTAACCGATGACCATGGGCGCCTGATCGACAGCTGGCTGGATCAGCAGTGGTTGGAAAAAGGGCTCAGCGAGCACAGCCTGGAGAGTTACCGGCGTGACATTCGCCAGCTGGCAGTGTGGCTGCAGGGCCAGCATGGCAGCCTGCTGCAATGTCAGCGTTACCAGCTGCTGGAATTTCTGGCCGATCGTCATCAGCAGGGCGTCGGCGCCCGCTCGGTAGCTCGGCAATTGTCAGCGGTGAAAAGCTTTTACCGCTGGCTGAAGCGGGAAGGGCAGATTGAAGAAGACCCGGCACTGTTGATTGAGCGCCCGAAAACCGGCCGGCCGCTGCCGAAAACCCTCACCGAAGCGGATGTGGAAGCGCTGCTGACGGCGCCGGATGTGTCCACCCCGCTGGGATTGCGTGACCGGGCCATGCTGGAACTGATCTACGCCACCGGCTTGCGGGTCACCGAGCTGGTTACCCTGACCCAGAGCCAGATCAACCCCCGCCAGGGGTTGGTGCGGGTGATCGGCAAAGGTGACAAGGAACGCCTGGTGCCCCTGGGCGAGGAGGCGCTTCACTGGTTGGGCCGTTACCTTCGTGACGCTCGCCCGCAGTTGCTGGGTGACAACCAGGAACTGCTGTTTCCCAGTCGCCGCGGCACCTGCATGACTCGGCAGACGTTCTGGCATCGTATCAAGCAGATGGCGGTGGTTGCCGGGGTGGAAAAAAAACTCTCACCCCATACACTGCGTCATGCATTTGCCACCCATCTGTTGAATCACGGGGCAGACTTGCGTGTGGTGCAGTTGTTGCTGGGACACAGCGATTTGTCCACCACCCAGATTTATACGCATGTGGCACAGCAGCGGTTACAGGATCTGTACCAGAAACATCACCCCCGCTCGGGAACCTGATGCAGGCAATCCGGTTCCAAGAGGGTAAATGAGGAGTAACGACAGAATGAATAAATGGTTTTTGGTGGTACTGACGGGGCTGATGGCCGCTTGCGGGGCGGATTCAAAGTCTGAACCCAAGAGCAGTGACCCTGTTAACGGCGACAAGGCCAAGGCGGCTTTCGAGGAAGCTTTCGATGGCATGGAAGTGACCGAGGTAAGTGCTGCACCGATACCGGGAATGGTCGAGCTGAATGTTAACGGCCGTGAAAGTGTCTACATGACCGAGGATGGCCGCCACCTCCTGATCGGCAAGCTGTTGGAGATCAAGGACGGAGAAGTGGTCAACCCGGCTGAGCAGCGCTTTGAGAAAGTCCGTAAAGAGGGCATCAAGACACTGGATCCGGCGGACATGATCACCTACACGGCGGAAGACGAAAAAGCCGAGGTCTTTGTGTTCACCGACATCACCTGTGGTTTTTGTCGCAAGCTGCATCGGCATATTGACGATTACAACGCCGCGGGTGTCACCGTTCACTACCTGGCGTTCCCCCGCGGTGGTGCGACCACCGAAGCGGCGGCGGCCATGCGCCACATCTGGTGTGCGGAAGATCGCGCCCAGGCGCTCACCGATGCCAAGCTGAAAGACGAAGTGGTCCAGGCGGAGCTGAGCGAGTGCGCCAAACCGGTGGATGAACAGTATCAGCTGGGCAACACCTTCGGCGTGCGTGGCACTCCGGCCATCTATTCCACCGAGGGCAAGCAACTGGGGGGCTACGTGACCCCGGAGCAGCTCCTCGAGCGGCTTGAGTAACGGGCTGAACCCCGCGTAATCCGGCGCTTTCGGGCCGGGAATACAGTGTGAATACATTGACGGCGCAGAGATGCGCCGTTAATGTGTCCGCCTTCATTTTTCCCTCACCCAAGGTGCTGTCGTGGAAACAGATTTCCAGCGAATTCGTCGTCTGCCGCCCTATGTCTTCAATATTGTTGGCGATTTGAAGAAGGCAGCGCGGGCGCGGGGTGAGGATATTATCGATTTTGGCATGGGTAACCCGGATCAGCCCACCCCGAAACACATTATCGACAAGCTCACTGAAACGGTGCAGCGGGGAGATACCCACCGCTATTCCCAGTCCCGGGGCATTCCTCGCCTGCGTAAGGCGATTGCCGACTGGTACCAGCGCCGTTATGCCGTGGATCTGGATCCGGAATCCGAGGCCATCGTCACCATCGGTTCCAAGGAAGGCCTGGCGCATCTGGCGCTGGCTACCATGGGGCCGGGAGACACGGTGCTGGTGCCCAACCCCAGTTACCCGATCCATCCCTACGGGTTCGTGATCTCCAATGCGGATATCCGCCATGTGCCCATGGTGAAAGGGGTGGATTTCTTCGTGGAGCTGGAGCGGGCGATCAAGGAATCCTGGCCCAAGCCGAAAATGCTGGTGCTCAATTTCCCCGGCAACCCCACCGGCCAGTGCGTTGACCTGGAGTTCTTCGAGAAAGTGGTGGCCATTGCCCGTGAGCATCAGATCTGGGTGGTTCACGATCTGGCTTATGCGGATATCGTCTTTGATGGCTACAAGGCGCCTTCCATCCTGGAAGTGGAAGGGGCAAAAGACGTGGCAGTGGAGTTCTTCTCCCTGTCCAAGAGCTATAACATGCCCGGCTGGCGGGTGGGCTTCTGCTGCGGCAACAAGGAGCTGATCCATGCCCTGGCGCGGATCAAATCCTATCTGGATTACGGTACCTTTACGCCGATTCAGGTGGCCGCCATCGCCGCCCTGGAAGGGGATCAGACCTGTGTGGCCGACATTTGCGAGATGTACCGCAAGCGCCGGGACGTGCTGGTGGACGGCCTGGCGGAGATCGGCTGGCAGGTGGAAAGGCCCCGTGCCACCATGTTTGTCTGGGCGGAAATCCCCGAACCTTACCGGGAGATGGGGTCGCTGGAATTCTCCAAGAAACTGCTTACCGATGCCGGTGTGGCGGTTTCCCCGGGCATTGGCTTCGGCGATTACGGCGATGATCATGTGCGTTTCGGGCTGATCGAAAACGAACAACGGACCCGGCAGGCCATCCGCGGCATCAAGAAGATGTTCCGCCAGGACGGCCTGCTGGACTGACTTTTGCCTTTGCGGCAGGTCGCAGGGGTAGCGTGAGAAGTCGCAACAGGGCTTTTCAACACACTGATAAATGAAACGAGGATAGGCTGTGGATTCGGTGAAGGTGGGTATTGCTGGTCTGGGCACTGTGGGCTCAGGCACTGTCAACGTTCTCAAGCGCAATGCGCGGGATATTGCCCGCCGCGTGGGACGTCCGATTGAAATTACCCACATCGGTGCGCGCCGGGACAATCCCGCCTGCGACACCCAGGGTATTCGCCTGTCCCGGGATATCTTCGCCGTAGCCACAGACCCGGATATCGATATCCTGGTGGAGCTGATCGGTGGCATCGATACCGCCCGTGAGCTGGTTCTCACCGCCATCAAGAACGGCAAGCATATTGTCACCGCCAACAAGGCGCTGATCGCCGAGCACGGCAACGAGATCTTCCAGGCCGCCCAGGATAACGGCGTGGATGTGGCCTTCGAGGCCTCCGTGGCAGGGGGTATCCCCATCCTCAAGTCCTTGGGTGAGGGGCTGGCCGCCAACCATATCAACTGGTTGGCGGGCATCATCAATGGCACCGGCAACTTTATCCTTACCGAGATGGAAGAGGGTGGCCGTGACTTCAATGACGTGCTGGCCGAAGCTCAGCAGCTTGGCTATGCGGAAGCGGACCCTACCTTCGATGTGGAAGGAATCGACGCGGCCCACAAACTGACCATTCTGGCGTCCATCGCCTTCGGTATCCCGCTGCAGTTCTCCCAGGTCTACACCGAGGGGATCAGCCGCATCACCACCGAAGACGTGGCTAGTGCTGCTCATTTCGGCTACCGCATCAAGCATCTTGGCATCGCCAAGGACACGGGCAAGGGCATCGAATTGCGTGTACACCCGACCCTGGTGCCCAAGGAAACCATGCTGTCAGCGGTCAACGGTGTCATGAATGCGGTGATGATCCACGGTGATGCTGTGGGCCCGACCATGTTCTATGGCGCCGGCGCCGGCGCCGAGCCCACCGCGTCTGCGGTGGTGGCGGACATCATCGAACTGGGCCGTGCCCTGACCGTGGACCACGACGAGCGGGTGCCGTACCTGGGCTTCCACACCGACCACATGTCCGATGAGCCGATCCTGACCATCGATGATGTGTCCTGTTGTTTCTACCTGCGCCTGCATGTGCAGGACAAGAAAGGGGTGCTGGCCGACGTGACCCGCATCCTCAGCGACAACAATGTCAGCATTGATGCCATGATACAGCGGGAAGTGGACCAGGGGCTGGTGCCCATCGTGATGATGACCCACGAAGTCCGCGAGGGTGACATGAACCTGGCGCTGGCCAAGATCGGTGCCCTTGATACCGTGGATAGCGATATAATGCGTATCCGGGTGGAAACGCTGGACGCCTGAAATACCGGGTCTGACGTCCGACGTCAGACGTCAGACGCTTTTTGAGAGAGATTTGAACATGCCTTTTCGTGACCGTTACACCGGCCTGATTAACCGCTACCGCGACCACCTGCCGGTGAATGATGACACGCCCATCATCAGCCTGGGTGAGGGCAACACGCCCCTGATCCGTCTGAAGAATATTCCCAAGATGCTGGGCAAGGACGTGGATATCTACGTCAAATACGAAGGCCTGAACCCGACCGGCTCCTTCAAGGACCGCGGCATGACCATGGCGGTGACCAAGGCGGTGGAAGAGGGCAGCAATGCCATCATCTGTGCCTCCACCGGTAATACCTCTGCGGCGGCCGCGGCCTACGCGGCCCGTGCAGGCATCACCGCTTTTGTGCTGATCCCGGAAGGCAAAATTGCCATGGGCAAGCTGGCCCAGGCAATGATGTATGGTGCAGTGATCATGCAGATTCGTGGCAACTTCGATCAGGGCATGGAGCTGGTCAAGCAGGTGGCTGAAAAGGCGCCGGTGACCATCGTAAACTCCGTGAACCCCTATCGTCTGCAGGGCCAGAAGTCTGCCGCCTTCGAAATTGTTGAAGAGCTGGGTCGTGCCCCGGACTTCCACTGTCTGCCGGTGGGTAATGCGGGCAACATCTCCGCCCATTGGATGGGCTACAGCGAATACAAGAAAGCCGGTGTGGTGAACAGCGCACCGAAGATGGTGGGGTATCAGGCCGAAGGCGCTGCGCCTTTCATGCGTGGTGGGCCGGTGAAAGAGCCGGAAACCGTGGCCACGGCGATCCGTATCGGTAACCCGCAGTCCTGGGACAAGGCCTGGGCCCTGCAGAAAGAATCCGGTGGCTGGTTCGACGAACTGAGCGACCAGGAAATCCTGGCGGCACAGAAGTTGTTGGCCGAGAAGGAAGGTATCTTCTGTGAGCCGGCGTCTGCGGCTTCCCTGGGTGGCGCCATGCGCGACATCAAGGCGGGCAAGATCCCGGAAGGCTCCACCATCGTTTGCACCCTGACTGGCAACGGCCTGAAAGATCCGGACACGGCCATTGCTCAATGCCAGGACAGCCGCATGGTGACCATCGATGCGGACCTGGACGCGGTGAAAGGTGCCATCCTGTCCAATATGTCCTGATCCGTTACAGCGATCGGTAAAAACGGAGCGCATGGTCGCTCCGTTTTTTTTTTGCCGGGACGATATCTGGGGTTTTGGTTGGGCGGGAGATTGGTTTCGCCGATTTTCGCGCTAACGTTCTCTATGTTGTTGGCGTCTAAAAATGGATACACTTTTTCCCGTCAATCATGTGCCTCGGACCCGCTGAGATTTTTCATTTTTTTGGTGATGCAAGAAAAATCATTCTCCAGAATATGTTAGGGTGCGTTTTCTTGTTGGGAAGCAGGGGTAACACGACTCCGTGTCGAGATTATTGAAACCACCTACCTGTATGTTGTCTTTCTCGGGCTGATTTTCCGCCCGTTCTCCGGCCCTGTGCGGTCATCCTCTCCTTGTATTGTCATGACGGTGTATCGATTTCCTGTC from Alcanivorax sp. includes the following:
- a CDS encoding homoserine dehydrogenase, translating into MDSVKVGIAGLGTVGSGTVNVLKRNARDIARRVGRPIEITHIGARRDNPACDTQGIRLSRDIFAVATDPDIDILVELIGGIDTARELVLTAIKNGKHIVTANKALIAEHGNEIFQAAQDNGVDVAFEASVAGGIPILKSLGEGLAANHINWLAGIINGTGNFILTEMEEGGRDFNDVLAEAQQLGYAEADPTFDVEGIDAAHKLTILASIAFGIPLQFSQVYTEGISRITTEDVASAAHFGYRIKHLGIAKDTGKGIELRVHPTLVPKETMLSAVNGVMNAVMIHGDAVGPTMFYGAGAGAEPTASAVVADIIELGRALTVDHDERVPYLGFHTDHMSDEPILTIDDVSCCFYLRLHVQDKKGVLADVTRILSDNNVSIDAMIQREVDQGLVPIVMMTHEVREGDMNLALAKIGALDTVDSDIMRIRVETLDA
- the xerD gene encoding site-specific tyrosine recombinase XerD; protein product: MNELTDDHGRLIDSWLDQQWLEKGLSEHSLESYRRDIRQLAVWLQGQHGSLLQCQRYQLLEFLADRHQQGVGARSVARQLSAVKSFYRWLKREGQIEEDPALLIERPKTGRPLPKTLTEADVEALLTAPDVSTPLGLRDRAMLELIYATGLRVTELVTLTQSQINPRQGLVRVIGKGDKERLVPLGEEALHWLGRYLRDARPQLLGDNQELLFPSRRGTCMTRQTFWHRIKQMAVVAGVEKKLSPHTLRHAFATHLLNHGADLRVVQLLLGHSDLSTTQIYTHVAQQRLQDLYQKHHPRSGT
- the rplS gene encoding 50S ribosomal protein L19; its protein translation is MSGKNLIIQGIEEAQLKSDLPEFGAGDTVTVQVKVKEGSRERLQAFQGVVIARRNRGLNSAFTVRKISHGVGVERVFQLHSPLIDSIEVNRRGDVSRAKLYYLRDRSGKSARIKEKIR
- the alaC gene encoding alanine transaminase → METDFQRIRRLPPYVFNIVGDLKKAARARGEDIIDFGMGNPDQPTPKHIIDKLTETVQRGDTHRYSQSRGIPRLRKAIADWYQRRYAVDLDPESEAIVTIGSKEGLAHLALATMGPGDTVLVPNPSYPIHPYGFVISNADIRHVPMVKGVDFFVELERAIKESWPKPKMLVLNFPGNPTGQCVDLEFFEKVVAIAREHQIWVVHDLAYADIVFDGYKAPSILEVEGAKDVAVEFFSLSKSYNMPGWRVGFCCGNKELIHALARIKSYLDYGTFTPIQVAAIAALEGDQTCVADICEMYRKRRDVLVDGLAEIGWQVERPRATMFVWAEIPEPYREMGSLEFSKKLLTDAGVAVSPGIGFGDYGDDHVRFGLIENEQRTRQAIRGIKKMFRQDGLLD
- the thrC gene encoding threonine synthase, with the translated sequence MPFRDRYTGLINRYRDHLPVNDDTPIISLGEGNTPLIRLKNIPKMLGKDVDIYVKYEGLNPTGSFKDRGMTMAVTKAVEEGSNAIICASTGNTSAAAAAYAARAGITAFVLIPEGKIAMGKLAQAMMYGAVIMQIRGNFDQGMELVKQVAEKAPVTIVNSVNPYRLQGQKSAAFEIVEELGRAPDFHCLPVGNAGNISAHWMGYSEYKKAGVVNSAPKMVGYQAEGAAPFMRGGPVKEPETVATAIRIGNPQSWDKAWALQKESGGWFDELSDQEILAAQKLLAEKEGIFCEPASAASLGGAMRDIKAGKIPEGSTIVCTLTGNGLKDPDTAIAQCQDSRMVTIDADLDAVKGAILSNMS
- a CDS encoding GlsB/YeaQ/YmgE family stress response membrane protein; the protein is MGILSWIVFGLIAGIIAKWIMPGKDPGGFIVTILIGIAGAFVGGWLGSITGIGGSMGSFSLGSFVTAIVGALILLALYRMLKKA
- a CDS encoding DsbC family protein encodes the protein MNKWFLVVLTGLMAACGADSKSEPKSSDPVNGDKAKAAFEEAFDGMEVTEVSAAPIPGMVELNVNGRESVYMTEDGRHLLIGKLLEIKDGEVVNPAEQRFEKVRKEGIKTLDPADMITYTAEDEKAEVFVFTDITCGFCRKLHRHIDDYNAAGVTVHYLAFPRGGATTEAAAAMRHIWCAEDRAQALTDAKLKDEVVQAELSECAKPVDEQYQLGNTFGVRGTPAIYSTEGKQLGGYVTPEQLLERLE